In Musa acuminata AAA Group cultivar baxijiao chromosome BXJ3-9, Cavendish_Baxijiao_AAA, whole genome shotgun sequence, a single genomic region encodes these proteins:
- the LOC135649509 gene encoding uncharacterized protein LOC135649509, producing the protein MGIIRSSFSFLLGTGCGIYSTQNYNVPNIKKLSHA; encoded by the coding sequence ATGGGGATAATAAGAAGCAGTTTCTCTTTTTTGCTAGGAACTGGCTGTGGTATTTACAGCACCCAGAACTACAACGTCCCAAACATAAAGAAGCTCTCTCATGCTTAA
- the LOC135649508 gene encoding glycine-rich protein A3-like: protein MEGGKDKHDESDKGLFSNLAHGLIGGHGNHGGYPPPPGAYPPPGAYAPHGYPPAPGAYPPPGAYAPHGYPPTSSTYPPHGYPHQGYPPHGYPPSGYLPTAYPGPSAPSHHGHGSKMGALLAGGAAAAAAAYGAYQLTHGHHQTGHGMPHFGHHGKFKHGMFGGKHGRFGGKFKKWK from the exons ATGGAAGGGGGAAAGGATAAGCATGACGAATCTGATAAAGGATTGTTTTCGAACTTAGCGCATGGACTTATTGGAGGACATGGAAACCATGGGGGATATCCTCCACCACCCGGGGCATACCCACCTCCTGGAGCATACGCTCCACACGGATATCCTCCCGCACCCGGCGCATACCCACCTCCTGGGGCATATGCACCACATGGATATCCTCCCACGTCCAGCACATATCCTCCGCATGGCTATCCTCATCAGGGATATCCACCTCATGGTTATCCACCTTCGGGATATCTACCTACCGCTTACCCTGGTCCATCGGCTCCGTCGCATCATG GACATGGATCTAAAATGGGAGCGTTGCTGGCAGggggagctgctgctgctgcagcagctTACGGTGCTTACCAATTGACGCACGGCCATCATCAGACGGGACATGGAATGCCCCACTTTGGCCACCATGGCAAGTTCAAGCATGGGATGTTCGGTGGGAAACACGGTAGATTTGGTGGCAAGTTCAAGAAGTGGAAGTGA
- the LOC135581228 gene encoding uncharacterized protein LOC135581228 isoform X1, which yields MLLLKLILSWILAFILNLGNREQSTMGMIRSSFSFLLETGCGIYIAQNYNVPNIKKLITPWMFVANHIEETYRKPNKDVIRRYQETIADDT from the exons ATGCTGCTTCTCAAGCTTATACTTTCAT GGATATTAGCATTCATTTTGAATTTGGGTAACAGAGAGCAGTCTACGATGGGGATGATAAGAAGCAGTTTCTCTTTTTTGCTGGAAACTGGCTGTGGTATTTACATAGCCCAGAACTACAACGTCCCAAACATAAAGAAGCTCATAACTCCTTGGATGTTTGTAGCAAATCACATAGAAGAAACCTACAGGAAGCCTAACAAGGATGTCATCAGAAGGTATCAAGAAACCATAGCGGATGATACTTGA
- the LOC135581228 gene encoding uncharacterized protein LOC135581228 isoform X2 — MGMIRSSFSFLLETGCGIYIAQNYNVPNIKKLITPWMFVANHIEETYRKPNKDVIRRYQETIADDT, encoded by the coding sequence ATGGGGATGATAAGAAGCAGTTTCTCTTTTTTGCTGGAAACTGGCTGTGGTATTTACATAGCCCAGAACTACAACGTCCCAAACATAAAGAAGCTCATAACTCCTTGGATGTTTGTAGCAAATCACATAGAAGAAACCTACAGGAAGCCTAACAAGGATGTCATCAGAAGGTATCAAGAAACCATAGCGGATGATACTTGA
- the LOC135581241 gene encoding glycine-rich protein A3-like, protein MGGGKDKHDESDKGLFSNLAHGLAGHGQHGGYPPYPGAYPPPGAYPPQGYPPAPGAYPPHGHPSQGYPPQGYPPSGYPGYPPSGGYPPSGYPPAAYPGPSAPSHHGHGSNMGAMLAGGAAAAAAAYGVHQLSHGHHQMGHGMHHGLGHHGKFKHHGFGHHGKFKHHGKFKHGKFGKHGMFGGKHGMFGGKFKKWK, encoded by the exons ATGGGAGGGGGAAAGGATAAGCATGACGAATCTGATAAAGGATTGTTTTCAAACTTAGCTCATGGGCTTGCTGGACATGGACAGCATGGGGGGTATCCTCCATACCCCGGGGCGTACCCACCACCCGGGGCATACCCTCCACAAGGATATCCTCCCGCACCAGGTGCATATCCTCCGCATGGACATCCTTCTCAGGGATATCCCCCTCAAGGCTATCCACCATCAGGGTATCCTGGATATCCTCCATCAGGCGGATACCCACCTTCGGGATATCCACCTGCCGCTTATCCTGGTCCATCGGCTCCATCACATCATG GACATGGATCTAACATGGGAGCGATGCTGGCGGGGGGAGCTGCAGCTGCTGCGGCAGCTTACGGGGTTCACCAATTGTCTCACGGCCATCATCAGATGGGACATGGAATGCACCATGGCTTGGGCCACCATGGCAAGTTCAAGCACCATGGCTTTGGCCACCATGGCAAGTTCAAGCACCATGGCAAGTTCAAGCATGGAAAATTTGGCAAGCACGGCATGTTTGGTGGGAAACACGGCATGTTTGGTGGCAAGTTCAAGAAGTGGAAGTGA
- the LOC135649451 gene encoding exocyst complex component EXO70H1-like: MRSLLSSSPSPQDGPQLHHLHRNHRRPVELSPSRQTFSDRMMEDSIAAAEEVISKWGPEVEAPLFSGNGRAEADRFLRVASDLHRSMLFFTSPSANSAASPATRSAVLFRAQSLLSAAMRRLERELHLLLSDHCHLLDSHCSSSSDASTIEDAAESITEMESALDVVMRDLRAVAEAMISAGYTKECVRVYKTVSKSFIDKSIRRLGFERLTQSQVQKLDGSALESRIRAWLAAAPIAFRILFSRERLLCDRIFADSDAVRESCFADVARDAAAALLAFPESAARSKRSPEKLFRILDLYDTLVELWPDIESLFIFESTAAVRSQAVVSLLRLAEVARSTLADFEAAIERDASRSPVPGGDVHPLTRYVMNYLVFLADYELALDDIFADFPLQTPSPLLDSFFEAAAVATSPTSSHSSPSSASTTISFEGSPWSSSSSAAARSISDRIAWLVLVLICKLDGKAELYREAALSYLFLANNIQYILRKVKESGLGPHLGDEWVARHGAKARHYAASYVQLAWAKVAAVIPADVSGMEAEERMRGFNATLEAECRGQAGWVVVSDGGLREEVREAVAEMVVPAYRVFYERCRPMLRDSGAGSTAVVRFSPEDVSNHLNGIFSGSTGSGSSRNRVSGSSKDSNRSQ; the protein is encoded by the coding sequence ATGCGGAGCCTTCTCTCATCGTCTCCCTCGCCGCAGGACGGTCCTCAGCTTCACCATCTCCATCGTAATCATCGTCGTCCTGTGGAGCTCTCGCCTTCCCGACAGACGTTCTCGGACAGGATGATGGAGGACAGCATCGCGGCTGCGGAGGAGGTCATCAGCAAGTGGGGTCCAGAAGTGGAAGCCCCCCTCTTCTCTGGCAATGGACGCGCCGAGGCCGACCGATTCCTCCGCGTCGCCTCGGACCTCCACCGCTCCATGCTCTTCTTCACCTCCCCTTCGGCCAACTCTGCAGCCTCCCCGGCCACCCGCTCCGCGGTGCTCTTCCGCGCCCAATCGCTCCTCTCCGCCGCCATGCGCCGCCTCGAGCGTgagctccacctcctcctctccgACCATTGCCACCTCCTCGACTCCCACTGCTCGTCCTCCTCCGACGCCTCCACCATCGAGGACGCCGCCGAGTCCATCACCGAGATGGAAAGCGCCTTGGACGTCGTTATGCGTGATCTTCGAGCGGTCGCCGAGGCTATGATCTCCGCCGGCTACACAAAGGAGTGCGTTCGGGTCTACAAGACGGTGAGCAAATCCTTCATCGACAAGTCCATCCGTCGGTTGGGCTTCGAGCGGCTGACGCAGTCGCAGGTCCAGAAGCTCGACGGGTCGGCACTCGAGTCCCGGATCCGAGCTTGGCTCGCCGCCGCCCCGATCGCCTTCAGAATCCTCTTTTCCCGCGAGCGCCTCCTCTGCGACCGCATCTTCGCCGACTCAGACGCCGTCCGCGAGTCCTGCTTCGCCGACGTCGCTCGCGACGCAGCAGCCGCACTCCTCGCCTTTCCGGAGTCGGCAGCGAGATCGAAGAGATCGCCGGAGAAGCTGTTCCGTATACTGGATCTCTACGACACCCTGGTGGAGCTCTGGCCGGATATCGAGTCGCTGTTCATCTTCGAGTCCACCGCCGCCGTCCGATCGCAGGCGGTCGTCTCCCTCCTCAGGCTAGCGGAGGTGGCACGGTCGACCCTGGCCGACTTCGAGGCGGCTATCGAGAGGGACGCCTCCAGGTCACCAGTTCCCGGCGGCGACGTCCACCCACTCACCCGTTACGTGATGAACTACCTCGTCTTCCTCGCCGACTACGAGCTCGCCCTCGACGACATCTTCGCGGACTTCCCCTTGCAGACCCCGAGCCCCTTGCTGGATTCCTTCTTCGAAGCGGCAGCTGTGGCGACGTCACCCACCTCCTCTCACTCCTCCCCCTCCTCAGCCTCTACCACCATCTCCTTCGAGGGAAGTCCTTGGAGCTCCTCCTCTTCTGCCGCAGCCCGGTCGATTTCGGACCGAATCGCGTGGCTCGTCCTGGTGCTCATCTGCAAGCTCGACGGCAAGGCAGAGCTCTATCGGGAGGCGGCCCTCTCCTACCTCTTCCTGGCGAACAACATCCAGTACATACTGCGGAAGGTGAAGGAGAGCGGGCTGGGCCCCCACCTCGGGGACGAGTGGGTGGCGCGGCACGGGGCAAAGGCGAGGCACTATGCGGCGAGCTACGTGCAGCTAGCGTGGGCGAAGGTAGCGGCGGTGATTCCGGCGGACGTGTCCGGCATGGAGGCGGAGGAGCGGATGCGTGGTTTCAACGCGACGCTGGAGGCGGAGTGCCGGGGGCAAGCAGGGTGGGTGGTGGTCTCAGACGGTGGGTTGAGAGAAGAGGTGAGGGAAGCGGTGGCGGAGATGGTGGTTCCGGCGTACCGAGTGTTCTACGAGAGGTGCCGTCCGATGCTGAGGGACTCCGGCGCCGGGTCCACGGCGGTGGTGCGATTCTCGCCAGAGGACGTCAGCAACCATTTGAACGGGATCTTCAGCGGCTCGACCGGGTCcggttcttccagaaacagagtgtCCGGTTCGTCTAAAGACTCGAACCGGTCGCAATAG
- the LOC103996823 gene encoding large ribosomal subunit protein uL29: MARIKVHELRGKSRTELHNQLKDLKNELSLLRVAKVTGGAPNKLSKIKVVRLSIARVLTVNSQKQKAALREVYKKKKHIPLDLRPKKTRAIRRRLTKHQESLKTERQKKKEMYFPTRKYAIKA; encoded by the exons ATGG CGAGGATTAAGGTCCACGAGCTCCGGGGGAAGTCGAGGACGGAGCTTCATAACCAGCTCAAGGACCTCAAGAACGAGCTCAGCCTCCTCCGCGTCGCCAAGGTCACCGGCGGTGCCCCCAACAAGCTCTCCAAGAT TAAGGTGGTGAGGCTGTCGATCGCGCGGGTGCTGACGGTCAACTCACAGAAGCAGAAGGCGGCGCTGAGGGAGGTatacaagaagaagaagcacatccCGCTGGACCTCCGGCCCAAGAAGACTCGCGCCATCCGCCGCCGCCTTACCAAGCATCAG GAGTCCTTGAAGACAGAACgacagaagaagaaagagatgtaCTTCCCAACTAGGAAGTATGCAATCAAAGCTTAG
- the LOC103996824 gene encoding protein SODIUM POTASSIUM ROOT DEFECTIVE 2 isoform X1 translates to MASLLFKEKRGANFSCVSPASAAICTSIDRRSMVQPSTGRAIDRHTPHLRDPRRVKATVNSMSQTPTKPKTCNQKNGKSLERPSDAFGVPGSTRYLLDDEADDAYFNTMLPDLEPVPPLISLGPPSLRALMREEQRRPRPSSAARRQDQVVVLRVSLHCKGCEGKVRKHISRMEGVTSYDIDFATKKVTVVGDVTPLGVLSSISKVKHAQFWPSPPRAPASL, encoded by the exons ATGGCTTCTTTGCTGTTCAAGGAAAAGAGAGGAGCTAACTTCTCCTGCGTCTCCCCGGCATCAGCAGCTATATGCACAAGCATAGATCGGCGGTCCATGGTACAGCCGAGCACCGGCAGAGCCATCGACCGCCACACGCCTCATCTGAGAGATCCGCGACGAGTTAAGGCGACTGTTAACTCCATGTCTCAGACCCCCACCAAGCCAAAAACCTGCAACCAGAAGAACGGGAAGAGCTTGGAAAGACCAAGTGATGCGTTCGGTGTGCCAGGCTCTACTCGGTATCTACTGGATGATGAAGCCGATGATGCCTACTTCAATACCATGTTGCCTGATCTGGAACCTGTCCCTCCTCTTATATCCTTGGGGCCACCTTCTCTACGAGCTCTGATGAGAGAAGAACAGAGAAGACCGAGGCCATCTTCTGCTGCCAGAAGGCAAGACCAG GTTGTGGTGTTGAGGGTGTCTTTGCACTGCAAGGGCTGCGAAGGGAAGGTCAGGAAGCATATTTCGAGGATGGAAG GGGTGACATCGTACGACATAGACTTCGCGACGAAGAAGGTGACGGTGGTCGGGGACGTGACGCCACTGGGAGTTCTGAGTAGCATCTCTAAGGTGAAGCATGCACAATTCTGGCCATCGCCACCCCGCGCACCGGCTTCCCTGTGA
- the LOC103996824 gene encoding protein SODIUM POTASSIUM ROOT DEFECTIVE 2 isoform X2, producing MVQPSTGRAIDRHTPHLRDPRRVKATVNSMSQTPTKPKTCNQKNGKSLERPSDAFGVPGSTRYLLDDEADDAYFNTMLPDLEPVPPLISLGPPSLRALMREEQRRPRPSSAARRQDQVVVLRVSLHCKGCEGKVRKHISRMEGVTSYDIDFATKKVTVVGDVTPLGVLSSISKVKHAQFWPSPPRAPASL from the exons ATGGTACAGCCGAGCACCGGCAGAGCCATCGACCGCCACACGCCTCATCTGAGAGATCCGCGACGAGTTAAGGCGACTGTTAACTCCATGTCTCAGACCCCCACCAAGCCAAAAACCTGCAACCAGAAGAACGGGAAGAGCTTGGAAAGACCAAGTGATGCGTTCGGTGTGCCAGGCTCTACTCGGTATCTACTGGATGATGAAGCCGATGATGCCTACTTCAATACCATGTTGCCTGATCTGGAACCTGTCCCTCCTCTTATATCCTTGGGGCCACCTTCTCTACGAGCTCTGATGAGAGAAGAACAGAGAAGACCGAGGCCATCTTCTGCTGCCAGAAGGCAAGACCAG GTTGTGGTGTTGAGGGTGTCTTTGCACTGCAAGGGCTGCGAAGGGAAGGTCAGGAAGCATATTTCGAGGATGGAAG GGGTGACATCGTACGACATAGACTTCGCGACGAAGAAGGTGACGGTGGTCGGGGACGTGACGCCACTGGGAGTTCTGAGTAGCATCTCTAAGGTGAAGCATGCACAATTCTGGCCATCGCCACCCCGCGCACCGGCTTCCCTGTGA